A portion of the Pseudarthrobacter defluvii genome contains these proteins:
- a CDS encoding glycosyltransferase family 2 protein, whose amino-acid sequence MTRFWTRVVVVLTVLTGLNYIAWRWAASLNWDAWWIALPLVVAETYSLIDVMLFGMTVWKLKIRKGAPEPPSDATVDVFITTYNEDLDMVLTTARAAQKIRHPHSTWILDDGARPELRALCEQHGLGYVTRSEDWTKDLPRHAKAGNLNNALMVTHGEFLLILDADQIPEPDILEKTLGYFNNRRVALVQTPQYFSNVPASDPLGSQAPLFYGPIQQGKDGWNAAFFCGSNAILRREALMQLGLVGYVKETEKSIRRALAASRAAIKQARKSADVESPLVAEVLDEVEAATREAQEEVDAGRPLSEVTYRVRRRVDAAVQTLVQADVAALQADLEEIAAMELAHVGESGVPVVADDAVQRMSARDWSPLGALESVQAVLDALTVERSNEAQPVMPLATISVTEDMATAMRMHAMGWESVYHHEILAYGLAPEDLKTMLTQRLRWAQGTIQVLLRENPLVQKGLKLGQRLMYFATMWTYLSGFAAVIYFAAPIIYLLLGILPVSSLSWDFFIRFIPFMVVNQLLFAVAGRGIPTWRGQQYSLALFPTWIKACTTAARNVWFGRPLGFAVTPKARQSGGPSWSLIRPQIVVSVLLAVAAVVGIIRLATGLAEPLGTLVNVVWVVFDLVVMSILVRAVLYKGYEPAPEPANREES is encoded by the coding sequence ATGACCCGCTTCTGGACCCGCGTGGTGGTGGTCCTCACCGTCCTGACCGGCCTGAACTACATCGCTTGGCGGTGGGCGGCGTCCCTCAACTGGGATGCCTGGTGGATCGCGCTCCCCCTGGTGGTGGCCGAAACCTACAGCCTGATCGACGTCATGCTCTTCGGCATGACGGTATGGAAGCTGAAGATCCGCAAGGGCGCTCCGGAGCCGCCGTCCGACGCCACCGTGGACGTCTTCATAACCACCTACAACGAGGACCTGGACATGGTCCTCACCACCGCGCGGGCGGCGCAGAAGATCCGGCACCCGCACAGCACCTGGATCCTGGACGACGGTGCCCGGCCCGAGCTCAGGGCCCTGTGCGAACAGCACGGCCTGGGGTACGTCACGCGCAGCGAGGACTGGACCAAGGACCTCCCCCGGCACGCCAAGGCCGGCAACCTCAACAACGCCCTCATGGTGACCCACGGCGAGTTCCTGTTGATCCTGGACGCGGACCAGATCCCGGAGCCGGACATCCTGGAAAAGACCCTGGGCTACTTCAACAACCGCCGCGTTGCCCTGGTCCAGACGCCCCAGTACTTCAGCAACGTCCCCGCCTCCGATCCGCTCGGCAGCCAGGCACCGCTGTTCTACGGCCCCATCCAGCAGGGCAAAGACGGCTGGAACGCCGCCTTCTTCTGCGGCTCCAACGCCATCCTGCGCCGCGAGGCCCTGATGCAGCTGGGCCTGGTGGGCTACGTCAAGGAAACAGAGAAGAGCATCCGCCGCGCGTTGGCCGCCTCCCGCGCCGCCATCAAGCAGGCCCGGAAATCGGCTGACGTGGAGTCACCCCTGGTGGCGGAGGTCCTGGACGAGGTGGAGGCCGCCACCCGCGAAGCCCAGGAGGAAGTGGACGCCGGCCGCCCCCTTAGCGAGGTCACGTACCGGGTCCGCCGCCGCGTGGACGCTGCCGTGCAGACCCTGGTCCAGGCCGACGTCGCAGCCCTGCAGGCCGACCTCGAGGAAATCGCCGCGATGGAACTGGCCCACGTGGGCGAGTCCGGCGTTCCGGTGGTGGCGGACGACGCCGTCCAGCGCATGTCCGCCCGCGACTGGTCCCCGCTGGGCGCCCTGGAATCCGTCCAGGCCGTCCTTGACGCGCTGACCGTGGAACGCAGCAACGAGGCCCAGCCGGTCATGCCGCTGGCCACCATTTCCGTCACCGAGGACATGGCCACCGCCATGCGCATGCACGCCATGGGCTGGGAGAGCGTCTACCACCACGAGATCCTGGCCTACGGGCTGGCCCCGGAGGACCTGAAGACCATGCTCACCCAGCGCCTCCGCTGGGCCCAGGGCACCATCCAGGTGCTCCTGCGGGAGAACCCCCTGGTGCAGAAGGGCCTCAAGCTGGGCCAGCGCCTGATGTACTTCGCCACCATGTGGACCTACCTCAGCGGATTCGCGGCGGTCATCTACTTCGCTGCCCCCATCATCTACCTGCTGCTGGGCATCCTTCCCGTCAGCAGCCTGAGCTGGGACTTCTTCATCCGGTTTATCCCGTTCATGGTGGTCAACCAGCTCCTGTTCGCCGTGGCCGGCCGGGGCATCCCCACCTGGCGCGGGCAGCAGTACAGCCTTGCGCTGTTCCCCACCTGGATCAAGGCATGCACGACGGCGGCCCGCAACGTCTGGTTCGGCCGTCCCCTTGGGTTTGCCGTCACCCCCAAGGCACGCCAAAGCGGCGGACCCAGCTGGAGCCTCATCCGGCCCCAGATCGTGGTGTCCGTCCTGCTGGCCGTGGCCGCCGTCGTCGGAATCATCCGCCTGGCCACCGGACTGGCCGAGCCGTTGGGCACCTTGGTCAACGTTGTCTGGGTGGTCTTTGACCTGGTGGTCATGAGCATCCTGGTCCGCGCCGTGCTCTACAAGGGGTACGAGCCGGCCCCAGAACCTGCAAACAGAGAGGAATCCTGA
- a CDS encoding STAS domain-containing protein yields MEFSYEVKDSYAEVKADGRLNMVSAPKLREFVTDVIAGGSNRIVVNLEHTAFMDSSGLGALIGCLKAARQAGGDLRIAAVQPQVNMVLKLTSMDKVLTAYPTAEEAFSND; encoded by the coding sequence ATGGAGTTCAGTTACGAGGTCAAAGATTCGTACGCGGAGGTCAAGGCGGACGGGCGGCTCAACATGGTCTCCGCGCCCAAGCTGCGCGAGTTCGTCACCGACGTCATCGCCGGCGGATCCAACCGGATCGTGGTCAACCTGGAGCATACGGCTTTCATGGACTCCTCCGGCCTGGGCGCGCTGATCGGCTGCCTCAAGGCCGCCCGCCAGGCCGGCGGTGACCTGCGCATCGCCGCCGTGCAGCCGCAGGTGAACATGGTCCTGAAGCTGACCAGCATGGACAAGGTCCTCACCGCCTACCCCACGGCCGAGGAGGCGTTCAGCAATGACTGA
- a CDS encoding ATP-binding protein, producing MTEVLASRSFRGPAAEDAIEAVHNDLDSLWLDVPFVNDMDQMTFTTAVIESASNIVQHAQPAGDREVELGVETTVQPALLQARVSAYYAKPPFGPMEASIPGDDAESGRGLALIEALVTTVTFERQDGTNTWVLSRTSSED from the coding sequence ATGACTGAGGTGCTTGCTTCACGCAGCTTCCGCGGACCAGCTGCGGAGGACGCCATCGAGGCGGTCCACAACGACCTCGACAGCCTCTGGCTGGACGTCCCGTTCGTGAATGACATGGACCAGATGACGTTCACGACGGCCGTCATAGAGTCCGCGTCCAACATCGTCCAGCATGCGCAGCCGGCCGGGGACCGTGAAGTGGAGCTGGGTGTGGAGACCACGGTGCAGCCTGCCCTGCTGCAGGCGCGGGTCAGCGCCTATTACGCCAAGCCGCCGTTCGGCCCCATGGAGGCCTCCATTCCCGGGGACGACGCCGAGTCCGGACGCGGCCTGGCCCTGATCGAGGCGCTGGTGACCACGGTGACGTTCGAGCGCCAGGACGGAACCAACACGTGGGTGCTTTCCAGGACGTCGTCGGAGGACTGA
- the uraD gene encoding 2-oxo-4-hydroxy-4-carboxy-5-ureidoimidazoline decarboxylase — protein sequence MKLAEFNSADPTAAKATLRPCIDISRWVEAVAGARPFAGRDELLEFAARAANPFTPAEVEAAMAHHPRIGERPTAASTEASMSRSEQAGVDPADAGAAEALARGNREYEEKFGRVFLIRAAGRTAPEILAALNQRLTNSPEEEDTIVAQQLREIAVLRLEGLISE from the coding sequence ATGAAGCTTGCCGAATTCAACAGCGCGGATCCCACCGCGGCCAAGGCCACGCTCCGGCCGTGCATCGACATCAGCCGCTGGGTGGAGGCTGTGGCCGGGGCACGCCCCTTCGCCGGCCGGGACGAGCTCCTTGAGTTCGCCGCCCGGGCCGCCAACCCCTTCACCCCCGCCGAGGTCGAAGCCGCCATGGCGCACCATCCCCGAATCGGAGAGCGCCCGACGGCCGCCAGCACCGAAGCGTCGATGTCCCGTTCCGAGCAGGCCGGCGTCGACCCTGCAGACGCCGGGGCCGCAGAGGCCCTGGCCCGCGGGAACCGGGAGTACGAGGAGAAGTTCGGCCGCGTCTTCCTGATCCGGGCCGCCGGACGTACCGCACCGGAAATCCTGGCGGCGCTGAACCAGCGGCTCACCAACTCCCCCGAAGAAGAAGACACCATTGTGGCGCAGCAGCTGCGCGAAATCGCCGTACTGCGGCTCGAAGGACTGATCAGCGAATGA
- the uraH gene encoding hydroxyisourate hydrolase, which translates to MSVSHVTTHILDTGAGRPAAGVAVVLSKNDGGTWRELAASSTDADGRAKDLGPEQLEPGHYKLNFATGKYYADLQTQTFFPEVDLVFEVTGPEHYHVPLLLSPFAYSTYRGS; encoded by the coding sequence ATGAGCGTTTCCCACGTCACCACCCACATCCTTGACACCGGCGCGGGGCGCCCGGCGGCGGGTGTCGCCGTCGTCCTTTCAAAGAACGACGGCGGCACCTGGCGCGAGCTGGCAGCGTCCAGCACCGACGCGGACGGCCGCGCGAAGGACCTGGGGCCGGAGCAGCTGGAACCCGGGCACTACAAGCTGAACTTCGCCACGGGCAAGTACTACGCGGACCTGCAGACGCAGACGTTCTTCCCGGAAGTGGACCTGGTTTTCGAGGTCACCGGCCCCGAGCATTACCACGTCCCCCTGCTCCTGAGCCCGTTCGCGTACTCCACCTACCGGGGGAGCTAA
- a CDS encoding IclR family transcriptional regulator: protein MAPKNEPESDTDAEGGQSGGVQSVERALTVLEILAREGHAGVSEIAEEMGIHKSTVSRLMGSLVTREMVHQNSERGKYQLGFGILRLASSIPGRLSLVHEARPVLESLAEEFKETVNLAVLRSNYAVNVDQAMGPSTLATYDWVGSLTPLHATSSGKVLLAALEADDRDRILKETGLTARTARTITSRKELDAQLLEVAAKGYAVVREEFEIGLNAVAVPVYNHQGIVIGALSISGPAFRFDPEKIPGLLETLKEAGLKVSANMGYHRR from the coding sequence ATGGCTCCTAAAAATGAACCCGAATCCGATACCGACGCCGAAGGCGGCCAGTCCGGCGGGGTCCAGTCCGTGGAGCGTGCGCTGACCGTCCTGGAGATCCTGGCCCGGGAGGGCCATGCCGGCGTAAGCGAGATTGCCGAGGAGATGGGCATCCACAAGTCCACGGTCTCCCGCCTGATGGGCTCGCTGGTCACCCGCGAGATGGTCCACCAAAACAGCGAGCGCGGCAAGTACCAGCTCGGTTTTGGCATCCTGAGGCTGGCCAGTTCCATTCCCGGCCGGCTAAGCCTGGTCCACGAGGCACGTCCTGTCCTGGAAAGCCTTGCCGAGGAATTCAAGGAAACGGTCAACCTTGCCGTCCTGCGCTCAAACTACGCGGTGAACGTGGACCAGGCCATGGGCCCCTCCACCCTGGCCACCTACGACTGGGTGGGAAGCCTGACGCCGCTGCATGCCACGTCCAGCGGAAAGGTGCTGCTGGCGGCGCTGGAGGCGGACGACCGGGACCGGATCCTGAAGGAGACAGGCCTGACTGCCCGCACCGCCCGCACCATCACCTCCCGCAAGGAGCTGGACGCCCAACTGCTTGAGGTTGCGGCGAAGGGCTACGCGGTGGTGCGGGAGGAGTTCGAAATCGGCCTGAATGCCGTGGCCGTTCCCGTCTACAACCACCAGGGCATCGTGATCGGCGCCCTCAGCATCTCCGGCCCGGCTTTCCGGTTCGACCCCGAGAAGATCCCGGGACTGCTCGAAACCCTCAAGGAAGCGGGGCTCAAAGTCAGCGCCAACATGGGCTACCACAGGCGTTAA
- a CDS encoding GntR family transcriptional regulator: MAFEALAVTDDLGRKSLADVAYESIRDWLLTLEIKPGELLNDELLAKNLGVGRTPVREALKRLELDRLVKTYPRRGTFATRVDVTDLSYISEIRAQLEPLAAARAARVASPAVRDELRATLEKVEAFDVSSATVTETLQLDARVHQGIYAAAANPHLEDILIRYDNLATRIWCMVIDRLPDLSRHVHEHLDLLRAVIDGDEERAAELARVHVSGFESAVRETLFKA, translated from the coding sequence ATGGCATTCGAAGCTTTGGCGGTGACGGACGACTTGGGGAGGAAATCCCTGGCCGACGTTGCTTATGAGAGCATCCGCGACTGGTTGCTGACCCTTGAGATCAAACCCGGCGAGCTGCTGAACGACGAGCTCCTGGCCAAGAACCTAGGGGTGGGCCGCACTCCGGTGCGCGAGGCCCTGAAGCGGCTGGAACTGGATCGGCTGGTGAAGACCTATCCCCGGCGGGGCACCTTCGCTACGCGGGTGGACGTAACCGACCTTTCCTACATCTCGGAGATCCGCGCCCAACTTGAGCCCCTCGCGGCGGCGCGTGCCGCGCGGGTGGCTTCCCCTGCCGTCCGGGACGAGCTGCGCGCCACGCTCGAAAAGGTTGAGGCGTTCGATGTGTCCTCGGCGACCGTGACGGAGACGCTGCAGCTGGATGCCCGGGTGCACCAGGGCATCTATGCCGCCGCCGCCAACCCGCACCTCGAAGACATCCTGATCCGCTACGACAACTTGGCAACGCGCATCTGGTGCATGGTGATCGACCGGCTGCCGGACCTGTCCCGCCACGTGCATGAACACCTCGATTTGCTCCGCGCCGTTATCGACGGGGATGAGGAGCGGGCCGCGGAGCTTGCCCGAGTCCACGTGAGCGGATTCGAAAGTGCGGTCCGGGAGACGCTTTTCAAGGCCTAG
- the purU gene encoding formyltetrahydrofolate deformylase, with protein sequence MTLMEAASATATLPALKEEQAQKFVLTLSCKEQAGIVQAVTTFLFERGFNIDEHQQFDDSLRETLHLRTAFSGSPNYTPAMLEEEFAGIASRFDMKFSFHDQTAKRVLVMVSKFGHCLNDLIFRWRGGSLGGELVAVVSNHETHRAMAEAAGLPFIYVPVTPDTKADAERRLLELVDEYEADLVVLARYMQVLSDDLCRALEGRAINIHHSFLPGFKGARPYHQAYDRGVKLVGATAHYVTADLDEGPIIEQEVIRVDHTYGPAQLSTVGQDAEALALSRAVRWHCQHRVLLDQTSTVVFR encoded by the coding sequence ATGACCCTCATGGAAGCAGCATCAGCAACCGCCACTCTGCCGGCGCTCAAGGAAGAGCAGGCGCAGAAGTTCGTGCTGACCCTGTCCTGCAAGGAGCAAGCAGGAATTGTGCAGGCAGTAACCACGTTCCTGTTCGAGCGAGGCTTCAACATCGACGAGCACCAGCAGTTCGACGACAGCCTGCGCGAGACGCTCCACCTGCGCACCGCGTTCTCCGGCTCCCCCAACTACACGCCCGCCATGCTCGAGGAAGAGTTTGCGGGCATCGCCAGCCGGTTTGACATGAAGTTCAGCTTCCACGACCAGACCGCCAAGCGCGTCCTGGTCATGGTGTCCAAATTCGGCCACTGCCTCAACGACCTCATCTTCCGCTGGCGGGGCGGCAGCCTTGGCGGCGAACTGGTGGCAGTCGTTTCCAACCATGAAACCCACCGTGCAATGGCGGAAGCCGCAGGGCTCCCCTTCATCTACGTCCCCGTCACCCCGGACACCAAGGCCGACGCGGAGCGCCGGCTGCTGGAACTGGTGGATGAGTACGAGGCCGACCTCGTGGTCCTGGCCCGTTACATGCAGGTGCTTTCCGACGACCTCTGCCGGGCGCTGGAGGGCCGGGCCATCAACATCCACCACTCCTTCCTCCCCGGGTTCAAGGGTGCGCGCCCCTACCACCAGGCCTACGACCGCGGCGTGAAGCTGGTGGGTGCCACCGCCCACTACGTCACCGCCGACCTGGACGAGGGTCCGATCATCGAGCAGGAAGTCATCCGTGTGGACCACACCTATGGCCCGGCGCAGCTGTCCACCGTGGGCCAGGACGCCGAGGCGTTGGCCCTCTCCCGCGCCGTCCGCTGGCACTGCCAGCACCGCGTGCTGCTGGACCAGACCAGCACCGTGGTGTTCCGGTAG
- a CDS encoding GcvT family protein gives MESSPRIVIIGAGIVGTNLADELVTRGWNNITVLDQGPLNMPGGSTSHAPGLVFQTNPSKSMALFAKYTVEKLLSLTEDGTSCFNQVGGLEVATTETRLADLKRKLGYAQAWGIDGSILSPAECKELYPLINDEDILGGLHVPSDGLALAARAVQLLIKRTEAAGVKYIGNTEVTGIEQSGRRVTGVQTPDGVIPADIVVSCAGFWGAKVGELIGMSVPLLPLAHQYVKTTPVPAQQGKNELPNGAQLPILRHQDQDLYYREHGDRYGIGSYAHRPMPVDLDELGSFKPNEISEHNMPSRLDFTLEDFLPAWEATKQILPALRESEIEDGFNGIFSFTPDGGSLVGESRELDGFFVAEAVWVTHSAGIARAVAELLVDGKSSIDLGDCDIHRFEEVQLTPEYVSETSQQNFVEIYDVLHPLQPKLSPRNLRVSPFHARHKQLGGYFLEGAGWERPYWFEANAELLKEMPADWQPPARDSWSGMFSSPIAAAEAWKTRTAVAMYDMTPLKRLEISGPGALKLLQELTTAEMNKKPGAVTYTLLLDEKGGVRSDITVARLTEDTFQLGANGNIDTAYFERAARHQTASGSAGDWVQVRDTTGGTCCIGLWGPLAREVVGAVSSDDFSNDGLKYFRSKQVVIGGVPVTAMRLSYVGELGWELYTSADNGQRLWDALWKAGQPFGIIAAGRAAFSSLRLEKGYRSWGTDMTTEHDPFEAGLGFAVKMAKENFVGKAALEGRTEENSARRLRCLTVDDGRSLVLGKEPVFYKDQAVGYVTSAAYGYTVRKPIAYSYLPAEVSIGDSVEIEYFGRRILATVTQDPLYDPTMTRLRG, from the coding sequence TTGGAATCGTCACCACGCATTGTCATTATCGGAGCCGGCATCGTCGGCACCAACCTCGCGGATGAACTCGTCACGCGCGGCTGGAACAACATCACAGTCCTGGACCAGGGACCCCTCAACATGCCCGGCGGCTCCACCTCGCACGCCCCCGGCCTGGTCTTCCAGACCAACCCCTCCAAGTCCATGGCCCTGTTCGCCAAGTACACCGTGGAAAAGCTGCTGTCCCTGACGGAGGACGGGACAAGCTGCTTCAACCAGGTCGGCGGCCTGGAAGTCGCCACCACCGAAACCCGCCTCGCGGACCTGAAGCGCAAGCTCGGCTACGCGCAGGCATGGGGAATCGATGGCTCCATCCTCTCCCCGGCCGAGTGCAAGGAGCTCTACCCTCTCATCAACGACGAAGACATCCTCGGCGGCCTTCACGTTCCCAGTGACGGCCTCGCTTTGGCCGCCCGCGCCGTACAGCTCCTGATCAAGCGCACCGAGGCCGCCGGCGTGAAGTACATCGGCAACACCGAAGTCACCGGCATCGAGCAGTCCGGCCGCCGGGTCACCGGCGTCCAGACCCCCGACGGCGTAATCCCGGCAGACATCGTGGTCTCCTGCGCCGGGTTCTGGGGCGCAAAGGTGGGCGAGCTGATCGGTATGTCCGTGCCGCTGCTGCCGCTGGCCCACCAGTACGTCAAGACCACCCCGGTTCCGGCCCAGCAGGGCAAGAACGAACTGCCCAACGGCGCGCAGCTGCCCATCCTCCGGCACCAGGACCAGGACCTCTACTACCGCGAGCACGGCGACCGGTACGGCATCGGCTCCTACGCCCACAGGCCCATGCCCGTGGACCTGGACGAACTCGGCAGCTTCAAGCCGAATGAGATCAGCGAGCACAACATGCCGTCCCGGCTGGACTTCACCCTCGAGGACTTCCTCCCGGCATGGGAAGCCACCAAGCAGATCCTGCCGGCCCTGCGCGAAAGCGAAATAGAGGACGGCTTCAACGGCATCTTCTCCTTCACCCCCGACGGCGGCTCCCTCGTTGGCGAGTCCAGGGAACTGGACGGCTTCTTCGTGGCCGAGGCCGTCTGGGTAACCCACTCGGCAGGCATCGCCCGCGCCGTGGCCGAGCTCCTGGTGGACGGCAAGTCCTCCATCGACCTGGGCGACTGCGACATCCACCGCTTCGAGGAAGTCCAGCTGACCCCCGAGTACGTCAGCGAAACCTCGCAGCAGAACTTCGTGGAGATCTACGACGTCCTGCACCCACTGCAGCCCAAGCTCTCCCCGCGCAACCTGCGCGTCAGCCCCTTCCACGCCCGCCACAAGCAGCTGGGCGGCTACTTCCTGGAAGGCGCCGGCTGGGAACGCCCCTACTGGTTCGAAGCCAACGCCGAACTGCTCAAGGAGATGCCCGCCGACTGGCAGCCGCCGGCCCGCGACTCCTGGTCCGGCATGTTCAGCTCGCCCATCGCCGCGGCCGAGGCATGGAAGACGCGCACCGCCGTCGCCATGTACGACATGACCCCGCTCAAGCGCCTCGAAATCTCCGGACCCGGCGCCCTGAAGCTGCTGCAGGAACTGACCACCGCGGAAATGAACAAGAAGCCCGGAGCCGTCACCTACACGCTCCTGCTGGACGAGAAGGGCGGCGTCCGCAGCGATATCACCGTCGCCCGCCTCACCGAGGACACTTTCCAGCTCGGCGCCAATGGCAACATCGACACTGCCTACTTCGAACGCGCCGCCCGGCACCAGACAGCGAGCGGCAGCGCCGGCGACTGGGTCCAGGTGCGCGACACCACCGGCGGCACCTGCTGCATCGGCCTCTGGGGCCCGCTGGCCCGTGAGGTTGTCGGCGCGGTCAGCAGCGACGACTTCTCCAACGACGGCCTGAAGTACTTCCGGTCCAAGCAGGTGGTTATCGGCGGCGTCCCGGTGACGGCCATGCGCCTGTCCTACGTCGGCGAGCTGGGCTGGGAACTGTACACCAGCGCTGACAACGGCCAGCGCCTCTGGGACGCGCTGTGGAAGGCCGGCCAGCCGTTCGGGATCATTGCCGCAGGCCGCGCCGCTTTCAGCTCGCTCCGCCTGGAAAAGGGCTACCGCTCGTGGGGCACGGACATGACCACCGAGCACGACCCTTTCGAGGCCGGCCTCGGCTTCGCAGTGAAGATGGCCAAGGAGAACTTCGTCGGAAAGGCAGCCCTGGAAGGACGCACCGAAGAGAACTCCGCGCGGCGCCTGCGCTGCCTGACGGTCGACGACGGCCGCAGCCTGGTGCTGGGCAAGGAACCGGTGTTTTACAAGGACCAGGCGGTCGGCTACGTCACGAGCGCCGCTTACGGCTACACCGTCCGCAAGCCCATTGCCTACTCCTACCTGCCCGCCGAGGTCTCCATCGGCGACTCCGTGGAGATCGAATACTTCGGGCGCCGGATCCTCGCCACGGTCACCCAGGACCCGCTGTACGACCCCACCATGACCCGGCTCCGCGGTTAG
- a CDS encoding cyclodeaminase/cyclohydrolase family protein: protein MISSETISSYLTRLAAKQPTPGGGAAAALHAAQGAALVAMVARYTTGSKYEQHAPLVQRITQAADTLVVEALGLADADEEAFQAVIDSYKLPSDTDELKAARAAGIQSALIQAAQTPARLIELSGGVVDLATELFDVANANVISDVAAAADAARAAATTARVNIDINVVAVKDPKARALLAQQTDGIEEKVVLAADALSARVRERILG from the coding sequence ATGATCAGTTCAGAGACAATCAGCAGCTACCTCACCCGGTTGGCCGCAAAGCAGCCCACGCCAGGCGGCGGTGCTGCTGCTGCCCTGCACGCAGCCCAGGGCGCTGCCCTGGTGGCGATGGTGGCGCGCTACACCACCGGCAGTAAATACGAGCAGCACGCACCGCTGGTGCAGCGCATCACCCAGGCAGCCGACACCCTTGTCGTTGAGGCACTGGGGCTGGCCGATGCGGACGAAGAAGCCTTCCAGGCAGTCATTGACTCCTACAAGCTCCCGTCCGACACCGACGAGCTCAAAGCCGCCCGGGCGGCCGGGATCCAGTCCGCGCTCATCCAGGCGGCACAGACGCCAGCCCGGCTGATCGAGCTGTCCGGCGGCGTTGTGGACCTCGCCACCGAGCTGTTCGACGTGGCCAACGCCAACGTCATCAGCGACGTTGCCGCGGCCGCTGACGCCGCCCGCGCAGCTGCCACCACGGCGCGCGTCAACATCGACATCAACGTCGTGGCGGTCAAGGATCCGAAGGCACGCGCGCTGCTTGCCCAACAGACGGACGGCATTGAAGAGAAGGTGGTCCTGGCCGCAGATGCCCTCTCCGCCCGCGTCCGGGAAAGGATCCTCGGTTGA
- a CDS encoding bifunctional 5,10-methylenetetrahydrofolate dehydrogenase/5,10-methenyltetrahydrofolate cyclohydrolase: MSAAELSGKPLAGLFQQKVQDQVRSLELDGVRPLVAVVMATADESTRWYVRSIERAAERAGVGCRIVDLGHDATEPVLANVLRDLSAEPSVNGIILQTPLPAGVRTDNLVGLIAPEKDIDGANPLSLGRLAVGQPAFAPATARSVVEILDHYQVPVTGKGVVVVGRSAVVGKPLSLLLLARDAAVTVCHSRSGPLERYTKDADVVVVAAGRAGLLTGRHVSSRTVVVDVGTNVLADGSLVGDVDKASVTGTAAGLTPVPGGVGSVTTALLLLHTVEAARRQASSMPLPAEAR; this comes from the coding sequence TTGAGCGCCGCAGAACTTTCCGGAAAGCCCTTGGCCGGTTTGTTCCAACAGAAGGTCCAGGACCAGGTCCGGTCGCTTGAACTGGACGGCGTCCGCCCGCTCGTGGCGGTGGTCATGGCCACCGCCGATGAGTCAACGCGCTGGTACGTCCGTTCCATCGAGCGGGCAGCGGAGCGCGCAGGAGTCGGCTGCCGGATCGTCGACCTGGGCCATGATGCAACGGAACCAGTGCTGGCCAACGTCCTGCGGGACCTGAGCGCTGAACCGTCCGTAAACGGCATCATCCTGCAAACCCCGCTGCCGGCGGGGGTCCGGACCGACAACCTCGTGGGCCTCATCGCTCCGGAAAAGGACATTGACGGTGCCAATCCCCTCAGCCTGGGACGCCTGGCCGTCGGTCAGCCGGCCTTTGCTCCCGCTACCGCCCGTTCCGTCGTCGAAATCCTGGACCACTACCAGGTTCCCGTCACGGGCAAGGGCGTGGTGGTGGTGGGGCGGTCCGCCGTTGTGGGCAAGCCGCTGTCCCTCCTCCTGTTGGCACGGGACGCCGCGGTAACGGTCTGCCATTCGAGGTCGGGCCCGCTGGAGCGCTACACGAAGGATGCCGACGTGGTGGTGGTCGCAGCCGGCCGCGCCGGGCTGCTGACCGGCCGCCATGTCTCCTCCCGGACCGTAGTGGTCGACGTCGGCACGAATGTCCTTGCCGACGGCTCGCTGGTGGGTGATGTGGACAAAGCCAGCGTCACCGGGACCGCAGCGGGGCTCACTCCCGTTCCCGGCGGCGTCGGCTCCGTGACCACCGCGCTGCTGCTCCTGCATACAGTGGAGGCCGCACGCCGTCAAGCGTCTTCCATGCCACTGCCGGCCGAAGCGCGGTAG